A region of Thermovibrio ammonificans HB-1 DNA encodes the following proteins:
- a CDS encoding porin translates to MRKALLALSAVLIASTGAGAQEVSTQEILQKLQALEQKVQQLEKENRQLRKLLSERGYAVSPGRSTTDRLKVGGRVLFRGTYSENEGKTIWGDPANGFTVRKARLFVSGKVNDDTKFKIMIRADRGAPVELWDAHLTYSPSYLPFGVKMGLFKVPLSLSYLKSGTKLSLPERPVAVNWIAPVWRDVGVALQTKPLYGVKFTAAVINGDGWNSSKIYNQDGKYAYVFAADAKLVSNDSYGLRFRLGYEGGTDHSPKLVYTKYGAVSVKRHLIDAETELSLKDYGLTFMGGYLFDNPTDAKSSTGASVFLGNAKGYYIQVDWGTFFDPKLHLVGRYSWVDPNDNVDDSYDVDYTTFGFYYLIHGWQTALRASYTFAHERHGSGTANNLLTTEFQLLF, encoded by the coding sequence ATGAGGAAAGCGCTGCTCGCACTTTCGGCCGTTCTTATTGCCTCCACCGGTGCAGGGGCTCAAGAGGTTTCCACTCAGGAGATTCTTCAGAAGCTCCAGGCTCTTGAGCAGAAGGTCCAGCAGCTTGAGAAGGAGAACCGCCAGCTGAGGAAACTCCTTTCCGAAAGAGGGTATGCCGTTTCTCCCGGAAGGAGCACAACCGACCGTTTAAAGGTTGGTGGAAGGGTTCTCTTTAGGGGCACTTACTCTGAGAACGAGGGGAAAACCATCTGGGGAGACCCTGCTAACGGTTTTACCGTTCGTAAGGCGCGCCTCTTTGTAAGCGGCAAGGTGAACGACGATACCAAGTTTAAGATTATGATAAGGGCCGACAGGGGGGCTCCGGTTGAGCTGTGGGATGCCCATTTAACCTACTCCCCCTCTTACCTCCCCTTCGGTGTAAAGATGGGACTGTTTAAGGTTCCCCTTTCCCTCAGCTACTTAAAGAGCGGAACCAAGCTCTCGCTGCCCGAAAGGCCGGTTGCCGTTAACTGGATTGCACCCGTTTGGCGCGATGTTGGAGTTGCCCTCCAAACGAAACCCCTTTACGGCGTGAAGTTCACCGCGGCCGTTATTAACGGCGACGGCTGGAACAGCTCCAAAATCTACAACCAGGACGGTAAGTACGCTTACGTTTTTGCGGCAGACGCCAAGCTCGTTTCAAACGACAGCTATGGTTTAAGGTTCAGGCTCGGCTACGAAGGCGGAACGGACCACTCTCCCAAGCTGGTTTACACCAAGTACGGCGCCGTTTCTGTTAAGCGCCACCTTATAGATGCCGAAACGGAGCTCTCTTTGAAGGATTACGGTCTTACTTTCATGGGCGGTTACCTGTTTGACAACCCTACAGATGCCAAAAGCAGCACCGGAGCTTCCGTATTCCTCGGGAATGCAAAGGGCTACTACATTCAGGTAGACTGGGGAACCTTCTTCGACCCGAAGCTCCACCTTGTTGGCCGCTACTCCTGGGTTGACCCCAACGACAACGTAGACGACTCCTACGATGTAGATTACACCACCTTTGGCTTTTACTACCTGATTCACGGCTGGCAGACGGCTCTCAGAGCCTCTTACACCTTTGCCCATGAGCGTCACGGCTCCGGAACGGCGAACAACCTCCTGACTACAGAGTTTCAGCTTCTCTTTTAG
- a CDS encoding 4Fe-4S dicluster domain-containing protein: MERREFLKVAGLTVLVGLGVEVKGAEGKELFKPVLIFDQGKCMSCKACMAACQLEHGLNETPEINLFWIEEKELGEYPKAKLIFSQEKICKQCFEHPCVSACPFNAISVGRGGVVVIDDSKCTGCEKCVPACPFNAIVMDKGNKARKCDICFERTVKGGDVPRCVAVCPSGALVFGNLYKPSGPLAQLLKDRPEVAKALLKSHHAELVPAVERGNPYLYPETKKPKGDRIVNTVCLACNARCGLRVAVKDGKLVQVDGNPYHPYNRSGREIPYTTSLKESFKAVATTCAKPQMDNDYLYNPYRITRPLKRIGKRGEGKFKPISWEQLIREVSEGGYLFKEIGDNRYYPGIKDVLSDEPVDPADPYLGTKRNQLVWFTGRSQAGRSHFIKRWVFGAIGSKNYIAHTDICGIGFRMGNYALSDGKQVEFKADYWKAKYMLVFGSNVYSAQQPGVNTSGAIIARRIAAGELKLVLVDPRAPKAIAHAHDWLPVKPTKDGPLAMGFIRVMLENGWFDEDFLSIPSMKAAEKAGRNVFTNATHLVIVDENHPEVGRFLRVKDVEGLKGSPNEEVVIDPKSGRPVAASEVDRALLEWEGEVGGIKVKTAFKIMKESVMKHPLSFYARESGIPEEKIKKVAKEFWEHAPYSVAFAYHGGGNYVGGLYASYALAMMNALVGNINREGGYLCRGKGAASWQKGLYNLKSFPGAKKPKGVKISREKAVYEKSREFKEKGYPSKLPWFPFTKGGLSVSAISGIDQKYPYPVKVVITYFSDLIYSMPGGRRFIETLKDPDKVPLYISVDTTINETNIYADYIVPDVTYLEGHYGFLTPHAPGCWFTAVRTPVVEPLVGKTKDGRPFCLETFLIDVARHLKLPGYGERAIPGKNGKLYPLIRAEDYYLRGIANLAENAGLKEASEEEIRFVEENYPVAKFKGILSESEWKKVCTLLVRGGVFRPIEETFDSKGNFKFGIPKVHIWNERLGTSRNSLTGERNWGTLRFYPSTDYFGEPVEELDRDYPFNVITYKSALHTQSRTICYNQALVYEPDFSLKINPADAERLGLKTGDRVRVFSRSNRKGVVTTVKVTNLVRPGTVAYSHHFGHWQHGASPVYIENASSVMLGGTKVCNGNWTKVDPRRGVGVTMNRLTRRDPKMFDLPLVEPISGIPDFSSTRVKIEKV; encoded by the coding sequence GTGGAGAGAAGGGAGTTTTTAAAAGTTGCCGGATTGACCGTTCTTGTTGGTTTAGGCGTAGAGGTTAAAGGGGCTGAAGGAAAAGAGCTCTTCAAGCCCGTTTTAATATTTGACCAGGGTAAGTGTATGAGCTGTAAGGCCTGCATGGCGGCCTGCCAGCTTGAGCACGGCCTTAACGAGACCCCTGAAATTAACCTGTTCTGGATTGAGGAGAAGGAGCTCGGGGAGTACCCGAAGGCGAAGCTCATATTCTCTCAGGAGAAAATCTGTAAGCAGTGTTTTGAGCACCCTTGCGTTTCCGCCTGTCCGTTTAACGCCATTTCTGTTGGCCGCGGCGGCGTAGTTGTTATAGACGACTCTAAGTGTACCGGCTGTGAAAAGTGCGTACCTGCCTGTCCGTTTAACGCCATTGTTATGGATAAGGGGAACAAGGCGCGTAAGTGCGATATATGTTTTGAGCGTACCGTAAAGGGAGGAGACGTTCCCAGGTGTGTGGCGGTTTGCCCGAGCGGCGCTTTGGTTTTCGGGAACCTCTATAAACCTTCCGGGCCCTTGGCTCAGCTGTTGAAAGATAGACCCGAAGTAGCTAAGGCTCTTTTAAAGAGCCATCACGCCGAGCTGGTTCCGGCGGTAGAAAGGGGGAATCCTTACCTTTACCCCGAAACTAAAAAGCCCAAGGGCGACAGGATTGTAAATACTGTCTGCTTGGCCTGTAACGCCCGTTGCGGTTTAAGGGTGGCCGTTAAAGATGGGAAGCTTGTTCAGGTAGACGGAAATCCTTACCACCCTTACAACCGTTCCGGTAGAGAGATTCCCTACACCACTTCCTTGAAAGAGAGCTTCAAGGCCGTAGCTACAACCTGTGCTAAACCTCAAATGGATAACGACTATCTTTACAACCCCTACAGGATTACCCGGCCTTTAAAGCGGATAGGAAAAAGAGGGGAGGGTAAGTTCAAACCTATCAGCTGGGAGCAGCTTATAAGGGAGGTTTCGGAGGGCGGATACCTGTTTAAGGAGATAGGCGATAACCGTTACTATCCCGGAATAAAAGACGTTCTCTCCGATGAACCGGTTGACCCTGCCGACCCCTACCTTGGTACTAAAAGGAACCAGCTGGTTTGGTTCACCGGCCGTTCCCAGGCCGGTAGGAGCCACTTTATTAAGCGCTGGGTTTTCGGGGCTATAGGCTCAAAGAACTACATAGCCCACACCGATATTTGCGGTATCGGCTTTAGAATGGGCAACTACGCCCTTTCCGACGGTAAGCAGGTTGAGTTTAAGGCCGACTACTGGAAGGCAAAGTATATGCTGGTTTTCGGTTCCAATGTCTACTCCGCCCAGCAGCCCGGAGTTAATACCTCCGGTGCAATTATTGCCCGTAGAATAGCCGCAGGTGAGCTTAAACTGGTTCTCGTTGACCCGAGGGCTCCCAAGGCTATAGCTCATGCCCACGATTGGCTTCCGGTAAAGCCCACCAAAGACGGCCCGCTGGCCATGGGCTTTATAAGGGTTATGCTGGAGAATGGCTGGTTCGATGAGGACTTCCTCTCCATTCCCTCTATGAAGGCGGCCGAAAAGGCCGGTAGGAACGTTTTTACCAACGCTACCCACCTTGTTATTGTTGATGAAAACCACCCGGAGGTAGGTAGGTTCTTAAGGGTTAAAGACGTAGAGGGCCTTAAGGGGAGTCCAAACGAAGAGGTTGTTATAGACCCCAAAAGCGGCAGACCCGTTGCCGCCTCTGAGGTGGATAGGGCTCTTCTGGAGTGGGAAGGAGAGGTAGGCGGGATTAAGGTTAAAACCGCTTTCAAGATTATGAAAGAGAGCGTTATGAAGCATCCGCTCTCTTTCTACGCCCGGGAATCGGGCATTCCCGAGGAGAAGATTAAGAAAGTTGCCAAGGAGTTCTGGGAGCACGCCCCCTACTCGGTTGCTTTCGCCTACCACGGAGGGGGTAACTACGTTGGAGGCCTTTACGCCAGCTACGCCCTTGCTATGATGAACGCCCTTGTGGGCAACATTAACAGGGAAGGAGGTTATCTGTGTAGGGGTAAAGGGGCCGCCAGCTGGCAGAAGGGGCTCTACAACCTTAAGAGCTTCCCCGGCGCTAAAAAGCCTAAGGGCGTTAAGATTTCCCGTGAAAAGGCCGTTTACGAAAAGAGCAGGGAGTTTAAGGAGAAGGGGTATCCCTCTAAGCTTCCGTGGTTCCCCTTCACCAAAGGCGGCCTTTCGGTTTCTGCCATTTCGGGGATAGACCAGAAGTACCCTTACCCGGTTAAGGTGGTAATTACCTATTTCTCCGACCTAATCTACAGTATGCCCGGCGGCAGGCGGTTCATAGAGACCCTTAAAGACCCCGATAAAGTTCCCCTTTACATTTCGGTTGATACTACCATTAACGAAACCAACATCTACGCCGATTACATAGTGCCCGACGTAACCTACCTTGAGGGCCATTACGGCTTTTTAACCCCCCACGCTCCCGGCTGTTGGTTCACCGCCGTTAGAACTCCGGTTGTTGAACCTCTGGTAGGTAAAACCAAAGACGGCAGGCCTTTCTGCCTTGAGACTTTCCTCATAGATGTTGCCCGCCACTTGAAACTGCCCGGTTACGGCGAAAGGGCCATACCCGGAAAAAACGGCAAGCTTTATCCCCTTATAAGGGCCGAGGACTACTACCTGCGGGGTATTGCCAACCTCGCCGAGAATGCCGGCCTGAAGGAGGCCTCTGAAGAGGAGATTAGGTTCGTTGAGGAGAACTACCCCGTTGCTAAGTTTAAAGGGATTCTCTCTGAAAGTGAGTGGAAGAAGGTATGTACGCTCCTTGTTAGGGGCGGGGTGTTCAGGCCCATAGAGGAGACTTTTGACTCTAAGGGGAACTTTAAGTTCGGTATCCCGAAGGTCCATATCTGGAACGAGAGGCTCGGAACCAGCAGGAACTCCCTTACCGGCGAGAGGAACTGGGGAACTTTGAGGTTTTATCCTTCCACCGACTACTTCGGGGAGCCCGTAGAGGAGCTCGACAGAGACTATCCGTTTAACGTTATTACCTATAAGTCTGCCCTCCACACCCAGTCGAGGACAATCTGCTACAACCAGGCCCTTGTTTACGAGCCCGACTTCAGCTTGAAGATTAACCCTGCAGATGCCGAAAGGCTCGGCCTTAAAACCGGTGATAGGGTTAGAGTTTTCTCCCGCTCCAACAGGAAAGGGGTGGTTACTACGGTTAAGGTCACGAACCTTGTTCGTCCGGGAACGGTTGCCTACTCCCACCACTTCGGCCACTGGCAGCACGGGGCTTCCCCCGTTTACATAGAGAACGCAAGTTCTGTGATGCTCGGCGGCACCAAGGTGTGTAACGGCAACTGGACCAAGGTTGACCCCAGGAGGGGTGTTGGAGTTACAATGAACAGGCTCACAAGGAGAGACCCTAAGATGTTTGATTTGCCCCTTGTTGAGCCCATTTCCGGCATTCCGGACTTTAGCAGTACCAGGGTTAAGATAGAAAAGGTGTAG
- a CDS encoding DUF2155 domain-containing protein: MKKKALGILALAAFSTAAVAGCGKENTSMNTQEKTQEQAQKEALKPQPLTALENNKNSQLPPGHPPINGNEKLPPGHPPINSGMSGMQMPPGHPNVGVTGGNSTLPQGHPPIHGGMGGDLMAMHSGKNLTKFDRPINIPPEVQKTWKHATIDIVDKTTGKVVKEFKVSKGQTVNYGGLEIKILYIVPHLVLDNGYTSASNEPQNPAILVEVKENGKTIYAGPIYQKFPTMYNINHPRYELILKNISKQ; the protein is encoded by the coding sequence ATGAAGAAAAAGGCGTTAGGCATTTTAGCCCTGGCAGCTTTCTCAACCGCCGCCGTAGCAGGCTGTGGTAAAGAAAACACCTCTATGAACACCCAAGAGAAAACCCAGGAACAAGCCCAAAAGGAAGCGCTTAAACCCCAACCTCTAACAGCCTTAGAAAACAACAAAAACTCCCAACTCCCTCCGGGACACCCGCCGATAAACGGAAACGAAAAACTCCCGCCCGGACACCCGCCGATAAACAGCGGCATGAGCGGTATGCAGATGCCTCCCGGACACCCCAACGTGGGAGTAACCGGCGGGAACTCTACCCTCCCTCAGGGACACCCACCAATCCACGGAGGAATGGGTGGCGACTTAATGGCAATGCACTCGGGTAAGAACTTAACAAAGTTCGACAGGCCGATAAACATTCCTCCGGAAGTTCAGAAAACTTGGAAACACGCAACTATAGATATAGTTGATAAAACTACAGGAAAAGTTGTTAAAGAGTTCAAAGTTTCCAAAGGACAAACGGTCAACTACGGAGGGCTCGAGATTAAGATACTGTACATTGTGCCCCATCTTGTTCTCGATAATGGCTACACTTCCGCATCTAACGAGCCCCAAAACCCTGCAATACTGGTAGAAGTGAAGGAAAACGGAAAAACCATATATGCCGGCCCCATATACCAGAAGTTTCCCACAATGTACAACATCAACCATCCCCGGTACGAGCTGATACTTAAAAACATCTCTAAGCAGTAA
- a CDS encoding CBS domain-containing protein produces the protein MPVRDLIRRKVVVIEPDDTVKLAAQRMEDKMVGSLVVIEGDRPVGIITDRDLALRVIGRELPPDTPIKEVMTRDPITIREDASFFELTKTFREAAVRRLIVVDKDGKLVGLISIDDTMELLTTEFANLIAAIRG, from the coding sequence ATGCCGGTAAGGGACTTAATCAGGAGGAAGGTGGTAGTTATTGAGCCCGACGACACTGTAAAGCTTGCCGCCCAAAGGATGGAAGATAAAATGGTGGGCAGCTTGGTGGTTATAGAGGGGGATAGACCGGTAGGCATAATAACAGACAGGGATTTAGCCCTAAGGGTTATAGGAAGAGAGCTTCCCCCCGACACCCCGATAAAGGAGGTGATGACAAGGGACCCGATAACAATAAGGGAAGACGCCTCTTTCTTTGAGCTAACAAAAACTTTCCGCGAAGCAGCAGTCAGAAGGTTAATTGTTGTTGACAAAGATGGTAAACTGGTGGGGCTTATCTCCATAGACGACACTATGGAGCTTCTGACCACCGAGTTTGCCAACCTTATAGCTGCAATCAGAGGGTAG
- a CDS encoding segregation and condensation protein A, with protein MIKVETPVFEGPFDLLLYLIRKREVSIYDIPIAEITEEFLNYIYQMQELNIPVASEFLLMAATLARIKSEYLIPREESEDPRRELVQIIEEYLKSKKAAQELEKLQEKASRLIPHDPSELIFQFQEKIKIANTAEDLKRAFEEVLRRRNEKGLRIKVGLTISSEAFKVSDKMGEIRLLMREKFLIPFSSLIEKASCKLEVITYFLAVLELAKLGEISTFTDGEEIYISKVLPVKSSPSGSFQ; from the coding sequence ATGATAAAGGTAGAAACACCGGTATTCGAAGGGCCCTTCGACCTTTTACTCTACCTGATAAGGAAGCGGGAAGTAAGTATATACGATATCCCCATAGCCGAGATAACCGAGGAGTTCCTGAACTACATCTACCAGATGCAGGAGCTCAACATCCCCGTAGCCTCCGAGTTTCTACTTATGGCGGCAACGCTTGCAAGGATTAAGTCGGAGTACCTGATTCCCCGGGAAGAGAGCGAAGACCCAAGAAGAGAGCTCGTCCAGATAATAGAGGAGTATTTAAAGTCTAAAAAGGCCGCTCAAGAGCTTGAAAAGCTTCAAGAGAAGGCAAGCCGTCTCATTCCCCACGACCCTTCGGAGTTAATCTTCCAGTTTCAGGAAAAGATAAAAATAGCCAACACAGCAGAAGACCTTAAAAGGGCATTCGAAGAGGTTTTAAGAAGGCGCAACGAGAAGGGCCTGCGGATAAAGGTGGGATTAACCATCTCCTCTGAGGCGTTTAAGGTTTCAGACAAAATGGGAGAGATTAGACTCCTAATGAGGGAGAAGTTCCTAATCCCATTCAGCAGCCTCATAGAGAAGGCTTCGTGCAAGCTGGAGGTTATCACCTACTTCCTTGCCGTTCTCGAGCTTGCCAAGCTCGGGGAGATTTCAACTTTCACAGACGGAGAGGAGATTTACATCTCAAAGGTTTTACCGGTTAAGTCTTCTCCTTCAGGCTCTTTTCAATAA
- a CDS encoding site-specific integrase — protein MEDFLQSLIEDGYKKNTIDTYRRVLRYFFSFLSLYNYDLTDFDEDKLCGYFSVRYKTEKSFRTAMSAIQHYLKFKGIKRRLRFVPPENAEFKEFRPITDDEIKRIELALSSLRSQDLQTAMLLIVHLGLSPSEIGKLKVSSFGRFMGIPVLQENKIKRFVINPEVEERLSKIKEEKLPISPLLSTTPSTIKVTFHRIMKQLDRDYTVADFKDNYVARLLKRGLPIDLVVEYSGRSLERVSYINRVLNLQSKADVIEKSLKEKT, from the coding sequence ATGGAGGATTTTCTCCAGTCGCTGATAGAGGACGGTTATAAGAAAAACACCATAGACACCTACAGGAGGGTTTTGAGATACTTCTTTTCCTTTCTGAGCCTGTATAACTACGACCTTACCGACTTCGACGAAGATAAACTCTGCGGCTATTTCTCCGTTCGGTATAAAACAGAAAAGAGCTTCCGCACCGCCATGTCTGCAATCCAGCACTACCTTAAGTTTAAAGGGATAAAGCGGAGGCTCAGGTTCGTTCCGCCCGAAAACGCCGAGTTTAAAGAGTTCCGCCCGATAACCGACGACGAGATAAAGCGTATAGAGCTTGCCCTGAGCAGCCTGCGCTCCCAAGACCTCCAAACGGCTATGCTGCTCATAGTCCACCTGGGCCTTTCTCCCTCGGAGATAGGTAAACTGAAGGTGAGCTCCTTCGGCAGGTTTATGGGGATTCCGGTCCTTCAAGAAAACAAGATAAAACGTTTTGTGATTAACCCGGAGGTTGAAGAGAGGCTCTCCAAGATAAAGGAGGAGAAGCTCCCCATTTCCCCGCTCCTTTCCACCACCCCTTCAACGATAAAAGTTACCTTTCACCGGATAATGAAACAGCTCGACAGAGACTACACTGTGGCCGACTTTAAAGACAACTACGTTGCAAGGCTCTTAAAGAGGGGACTGCCGATAGACCTCGTTGTTGAGTACTCGGGAAGGAGCCTTGAGAGGGTCTCTTACATAAACAGAGTTTTGAACCTTCAGAGTAAGGCCGATGTTATTGAAAAGAGCCTGAAGGAGAAGACTTAA
- a CDS encoding lytic transglycosylase domain-containing protein, translating to MRLLLLLAIFLIPLNALALPKDRAVLFLNYLKSGDFCSLKFLNSFKGTSLERLSRLLYYDSCLGRGGRFPLPSERPKGAVELFLRAEALLKNGRRKEALPLFKRVLKLTDSFDEDIALAVGASAYKSLLTPNVLRVKIWRLAARGNTDEALFYLSFLRGDRFYTYLLAYTFLKSGKRKEAVSLFKSAEEIPRRYLFLTYLSRSLPEKFSYFKRYLKEGKSRAAKRRLSVYLLDYSFRKDLGFFKKVLKTVKPFFPRLYGYYLGRYYLFTGECKRVPRRPELPFSAWRSVCLGVPFKGRGVNFYSLLLKPPKSFPFKKEEVFAPSFKDSGLKLLVERGACYAVSFIEDKTPQNALAQYRCGYYRRGIKIAALFKKRLHRYPYLLKVLYPAPEIFGGDVYALAIARQESLFNRRAYSRSGAIGYMQIMPTTGRYLARKLKVRSFKVHHLFNPNVNVKFGTYYIHSLMKRFKLFPLAAAAYNGGPGRVAKALRLYGPVNSPADLIILTDGYLPFEETRDYVKRTFVNLYYYSNLYGTGKEWRIFSSR from the coding sequence ATGAGGCTTTTACTTCTTCTGGCGATTTTTTTAATCCCTTTAAATGCCCTTGCCCTCCCGAAGGATAGGGCTGTTCTTTTCCTCAACTACTTAAAATCTGGTGACTTCTGCTCCCTAAAGTTTTTAAACTCCTTTAAAGGAACTTCCCTCGAGAGGCTTTCCCGGCTTCTCTACTACGATAGCTGCCTTGGCCGGGGCGGTAGGTTTCCTCTGCCGTCGGAGCGTCCTAAAGGGGCGGTTGAGCTTTTCCTGAGGGCCGAGGCGCTCCTTAAAAACGGCAGAAGAAAGGAGGCGCTGCCTCTGTTTAAGCGAGTTTTGAAGCTGACCGACTCTTTCGACGAAGATATAGCCTTGGCAGTTGGAGCTTCCGCCTACAAATCGCTCCTCACTCCCAATGTTTTAAGGGTTAAGATTTGGCGGCTTGCCGCCCGGGGCAATACCGACGAGGCTCTTTTTTACCTCTCCTTTTTAAGGGGCGATAGGTTTTACACCTACCTTCTTGCCTACACCTTTCTAAAATCGGGCAAGAGGAAAGAGGCCGTTTCCCTGTTTAAGTCTGCCGAGGAAATTCCCAGAAGATACCTTTTTCTCACTTACCTTTCAAGGTCTTTACCGGAGAAGTTTTCCTACTTTAAACGCTACCTTAAAGAGGGCAAGAGCAGAGCCGCAAAGCGCAGGCTTTCCGTTTACCTTCTCGATTACTCTTTTAGGAAGGATTTGGGCTTTTTCAAGAAGGTGCTGAAAACGGTGAAGCCCTTCTTCCCGCGCCTTTACGGTTACTACTTGGGGCGCTACTACCTTTTTACCGGCGAGTGTAAAAGGGTCCCGAGGCGCCCTGAGCTTCCCTTTTCTGCCTGGCGCTCTGTCTGCTTGGGCGTTCCTTTCAAGGGAAGGGGAGTAAACTTCTACTCGCTGCTTTTAAAGCCCCCTAAGAGCTTCCCCTTTAAGAAGGAGGAGGTGTTTGCTCCCTCTTTTAAGGATTCGGGGCTGAAGCTCCTTGTGGAAAGGGGAGCCTGCTACGCGGTCTCTTTCATAGAGGATAAAACTCCGCAAAACGCCCTTGCCCAGTATAGGTGCGGCTACTACCGAAGGGGGATAAAGATTGCCGCCCTCTTCAAAAAGAGGCTTCACCGCTACCCTTACCTTTTGAAGGTTCTCTATCCGGCTCCCGAGATTTTCGGCGGAGACGTTTACGCCCTTGCAATTGCCCGGCAGGAGAGTTTGTTCAACCGGAGGGCCTACTCCCGTAGCGGAGCAATCGGTTACATGCAGATAATGCCCACAACCGGCCGATACCTTGCCAGGAAACTCAAAGTGAGGAGCTTCAAAGTCCACCACCTTTTCAACCCGAACGTTAACGTTAAGTTCGGCACCTACTACATCCACTCCCTTATGAAGAGGTTCAAGCTCTTCCCACTTGCCGCCGCCGCTTACAACGGTGGCCCTGGCAGAGTTGCAAAAGCTCTGAGGTTATACGGCCCAGTAAACTCGCCTGCCGACCTAATTATTCTTACAGACGGGTACTTGCCCTTTGAGGAAACGAGGGATTACGTTAAGAGAACCTTTGTTAACCTTTACTACTACTCCAACCTCTATGGAACGGGTAAGGAATGGAGGATTTTCTCCAGTCGCTGA
- a CDS encoding 4Fe-4S binding protein — translation MLRVPLWKNRRLSQLLTALFANLPLYNFVTAKLYTGRLKSIPLPIMNCYACPAALYSCPIGTISHFLVINKLPLMTLGIISAVSASFGRWICGWVCPFGLLQDLLYKIPSMKFELPRPFVYLKYLMLALGVVILPFLFKEHYFCMVCPTGTLEAGIYWVAVSSMIANMAGAFFLFKLAFGSMFLYGSIFIKRPFCRYVCPLGALFSLFNKLSIVDFSVDKKGCIECNLCKKSCPVNYPIYEDPNSPACLRCLNCVRVCPVVNLRTPDFGPLFSRSSNEKG, via the coding sequence ATGCTTAGAGTGCCCCTGTGGAAGAACAGGCGTCTGTCGCAGCTGTTAACGGCCCTGTTTGCAAACCTTCCCCTCTACAACTTCGTCACTGCCAAACTCTACACCGGCAGGCTCAAATCGATACCCCTGCCCATAATGAACTGTTACGCCTGTCCGGCTGCCCTTTACTCCTGTCCGATAGGAACCATCTCCCATTTCTTGGTTATAAACAAGCTCCCCCTTATGACCCTCGGTATCATCTCTGCCGTTTCCGCCTCTTTCGGCAGGTGGATTTGCGGCTGGGTTTGCCCCTTCGGCCTGCTTCAAGACCTCCTTTACAAAATTCCCTCTATGAAGTTTGAGCTCCCCCGCCCCTTTGTTTACTTAAAGTACCTGATGCTTGCCCTGGGGGTTGTGATTCTCCCCTTCCTGTTTAAGGAGCACTACTTCTGTATGGTGTGCCCTACGGGAACCTTAGAGGCCGGTATATACTGGGTTGCCGTAAGCTCTATGATAGCCAACATGGCCGGGGCCTTTTTCCTATTTAAGCTCGCCTTCGGCAGTATGTTCCTCTACGGCTCGATTTTCATAAAACGTCCCTTCTGTAGGTACGTTTGCCCCTTGGGGGCCTTGTTCTCCCTCTTTAACAAGCTCAGCATCGTTGACTTCTCGGTAGATAAAAAGGGGTGTATAGAGTGTAACCTCTGTAAGAAGTCCTGCCCCGTTAACTACCCGATATACGAAGACCCAAACTCGCCCGCCTGTTTGCGGTGCCTTAACTGCGTAAGGGTCTGCCCGGTTGTTAACCTTAGAACTCCCGACTTCGGTCCCCTCTTTAGCCGCTCCTCTAACGAAAAAGGTTAA